A single window of Nocardioides baekrokdamisoli DNA harbors:
- a CDS encoding substrate-binding domain-containing protein produces the protein MSDLIRRRVAAVVMAVLSTLAVVGVVAPSFADSYTPITGEGSSWASNAIQDWAAAVHSSGIQVNWAPNASVTALTNYANGNSDNFVASDVPYGLPGGQTPGVPGRGFGYVPDVAGGTALMYNLSVGGQRFTNLKLSGPVIAGIFQGTIKLWNDPQIKASNPGVALPPLQITPVIRADQSGSTYQFSLYLAKSFPGQWHCGAFTDPSRCSSWASLKGQSGDSGVAGYVSQSGNVGSIGYVQYSYALQSGYPVAKVLNNSGYYVLPTASNVAVALLGAKVNMNASDPSNYLTQDLSGVYTSGDQRAYPISSYSYFVLPTATTNGVSTTTGHTIAAFANYALCSGQKDMPTLGYSPLPINLAKAGLDQVKKVPGASTASININSCNNPTFSANGTNTLALNALYPDLCDKQGAAASCSYGKSSHGTSSSSAGQGDNNAVGNHTSGSGSSGGSSPVVGGGGSGTTGVPGNTTPGGTGKGGAGGGSNSLSLTNPNGQYTCDPDTGQCTKLSATPTLVSDHAGSTFAQWAIWAALIGVVALVAAPPITVLLKRRAAR, from the coding sequence ATGTCTGATCTGATCCGTCGCCGCGTTGCGGCCGTTGTGATGGCGGTGCTGAGCACGCTGGCCGTCGTCGGTGTGGTCGCACCGTCGTTCGCCGACTCCTACACCCCGATCACTGGTGAGGGTTCGTCGTGGGCCTCGAACGCCATCCAGGACTGGGCCGCGGCGGTGCACAGCTCGGGCATCCAGGTGAACTGGGCACCGAACGCCTCCGTCACCGCCCTGACGAACTACGCCAACGGGAACTCGGACAACTTCGTCGCCTCCGACGTCCCGTACGGACTGCCCGGTGGTCAGACTCCCGGCGTCCCGGGCCGTGGATTCGGGTACGTCCCGGACGTCGCCGGTGGTACGGCGCTGATGTACAACCTGTCGGTCGGCGGACAGCGGTTCACCAACCTCAAGCTGTCGGGCCCGGTGATCGCGGGCATCTTCCAGGGCACGATCAAGCTCTGGAATGACCCGCAGATCAAGGCGTCCAACCCGGGCGTCGCCTTACCTCCGCTGCAGATCACCCCGGTGATCCGTGCCGACCAGTCCGGCTCGACGTACCAGTTCTCGCTCTACCTCGCCAAGAGCTTCCCCGGTCAGTGGCACTGCGGCGCCTTCACCGACCCGTCCAGGTGCAGCAGCTGGGCGAGCCTCAAGGGCCAGAGCGGTGACTCCGGCGTCGCCGGGTACGTGTCCCAGTCGGGCAATGTGGGATCGATCGGCTACGTGCAGTATTCGTACGCGCTCCAGAGTGGCTACCCGGTCGCGAAGGTGCTCAACAACTCCGGCTACTACGTCTTGCCGACCGCCTCCAACGTGGCTGTCGCCTTGCTCGGCGCCAAGGTGAACATGAACGCCTCGGACCCCAGCAACTACCTGACCCAGGATCTGTCGGGCGTCTACACCTCGGGCGACCAGCGCGCGTACCCGATCTCCTCGTACTCCTACTTTGTGCTGCCGACCGCGACCACCAACGGTGTCTCCACGACCACGGGCCACACGATCGCCGCGTTCGCGAACTACGCCCTGTGCAGCGGGCAGAAGGACATGCCGACCCTCGGCTATTCGCCGCTGCCGATCAACCTCGCCAAGGCAGGGCTCGACCAGGTGAAGAAGGTCCCCGGTGCGTCCACTGCGAGCATCAACATCAACAGTTGCAACAACCCGACGTTCTCCGCGAACGGGACGAACACCCTGGCCCTGAACGCGCTCTACCCCGACCTGTGCGACAAGCAGGGTGCGGCGGCCAGTTGCTCCTATGGCAAGTCATCCCACGGGACGTCCTCCAGCTCGGCCGGTCAGGGCGACAACAACGCGGTCGGCAACCACACCAGCGGAAGCGGTTCGAGCGGCGGGAGCTCTCCGGTCGTCGGCGGCGGTGGCAGCGGTACGACCGGCGTACCCGGCAACACCACGCCGGGTGGCACGGGAAAGGGTGGCGCGGGTGGCGGCAGCAACAGCCTCAGCCTGACCAACCCCAACGGGCAGTACACCTGTGATCCCGACACCGGTCAGTGCACCAAGTTGTCGGCGACGCCGACGCTCGTCTCCGACCACGCGGGCTCGACGTTCGCACAGTGGGCGATCTGGGCGGCGCTGATCGGCGTGGTCGCACTGGTGGCGGCGCCGCCGATCACGGTCCTCCTCAAGCGGCGGGCGGCCCGCTGA
- a CDS encoding sortase has translation MTETAPHDVDTAPASAGAVFRRSFNSLRHLAAPGPGGRRVVPARIGTTAAPADLRRAVPRPSDTMLLRVSGWAMIIVAALFAGLALHLGVISQLAEHRSQSVLYNDFRAQLALGTAPIGQVDSNGAMLKPGAPVALLRIPALGITDTVVEGTTGSTLLAGPGHRRDTPLPGQQGVSVVYGRQAAYGGPFADIASLRPGDTILTTTGQGLATYRVTDVRYAGDRSPALASATAARLTLVGATGIPFVSGAVVRVDADLVGKAYPTPQPVLGAAALSPAEQPLASDAGGWLPLFLWGELAVVVAVGIVLALRRWGRWHTWVVGVPVILIIGVEMAKQVVIVLPNLY, from the coding sequence TTGACCGAGACTGCACCGCACGACGTGGACACCGCCCCGGCTTCGGCCGGGGCGGTGTTCCGCCGTTCCTTCAACTCCTTGCGACACCTCGCGGCGCCTGGCCCGGGCGGCCGCCGTGTCGTGCCCGCCCGCATCGGCACCACCGCCGCCCCGGCGGATCTCCGCCGAGCGGTCCCGCGCCCATCCGACACCATGCTCCTGCGCGTGTCCGGCTGGGCCATGATCATCGTCGCCGCACTCTTCGCTGGTCTGGCGCTCCATCTGGGAGTCATCTCCCAGCTTGCCGAGCACCGCAGCCAGAGCGTGCTCTACAACGACTTCCGTGCCCAGCTCGCTCTCGGCACGGCCCCGATCGGCCAGGTCGACAGCAACGGCGCCATGCTCAAGCCCGGCGCACCGGTCGCACTCCTCCGCATCCCCGCCCTCGGCATCACCGACACCGTGGTCGAGGGGACGACGGGATCCACCCTTCTCGCCGGCCCGGGTCACCGTCGCGACACCCCGCTTCCGGGTCAGCAGGGCGTCAGCGTCGTGTACGGCCGCCAGGCCGCGTACGGCGGTCCGTTCGCTGACATCGCCTCCCTCAGGCCGGGCGACACCATCCTCACCACGACCGGTCAGGGTCTCGCGACGTACCGCGTCACCGACGTCCGGTACGCCGGCGACCGCTCGCCGGCACTGGCCTCGGCGACGGCCGCCCGCCTCACCCTCGTCGGGGCGACCGGCATCCCGTTCGTCTCGGGCGCGGTCGTACGCGTCGACGCCGATCTGGTGGGCAAGGCGTACCCGACCCCGCAGCCGGTGCTCGGAGCCGCGGCACTGAGCCCGGCCGAGCAGCCGCTGGCGTCCGACGCCGGCGGCTGGCTCCCGCTGTTCCTCTGGGGCGAGCTTGCCGTCGTGGTCGCTGTGGGCATCGTGCTCGCGCTGCGACGCTGGGGTCGCTGGCACACCTGGGTCGTGGGCGTACCCGTGATCCTGATCATCGGCGTGGAGATGGCCAAGCAGGTCGTCATCGTCCTGCCGAATCTCTACTGA
- a CDS encoding 50S ribosomal protein L25, whose translation MAVEKLTAEARTEFGKGAARRARREGRIPAVIYANDVEPIHITLPNHGTVMALRHHGKHAILELEVDGKPQFVKTQQVQVDDLRRVIEHIDFIAIEKKDVAAAEAELAVEEAAEEAAHQAAAEAASHESHMDDASLEAPVVEGETAEA comes from the coding sequence ATGGCTGTTGAGAAGCTGACCGCAGAGGCCCGCACCGAGTTCGGCAAGGGCGCCGCCCGCCGCGCCCGCCGCGAGGGCCGCATCCCCGCCGTGATCTACGCGAACGACGTCGAGCCGATCCACATCACCCTGCCGAACCACGGCACCGTGATGGCGCTGCGCCACCACGGCAAGCACGCGATCCTCGAGCTCGAGGTCGACGGCAAGCCGCAGTTCGTCAAGACCCAGCAGGTCCAGGTCGACGACCTCCGTCGCGTGATCGAGCACATCGACTTCATCGCGATCGAGAAGAAGGACGTCGCCGCTGCCGAGGCCGAGCTCGCTGTCGAGGAAGCCGCCGAGGAGGCTGCTCACCAGGCCGCCGCCGAGGCCGCGTCGCACGAGTCGCACATGGATGACGCGTCCCTCGAGGCGCCGGTCGTTGAGGGTGAGACGGCCGAGGCCTGA
- the pstC gene encoding phosphate ABC transporter permease subunit PstC, translating into MSSAAVEEYVLADQPRKLTVVRDLPDRIFKIVATGGGVTVLGIMLLVGLFLTLRATDAIGNAGLSFLTTQAWDTDNHHFGVAAVLVGTILIALVAICVAVPLSTATALFLTEYATPRLRSFLVAVIDLMAAIPSVVYGLWGFFLLQSRVAPVSMWISRHFGWIPIFKVDGQDPNNPIPSSAAFTSSTLIAGLVVGMMVTPVVSSIMREVFSQVPLGEREGALGLGATRWGVIRSVVLPFGKGGMIGGTMLGLGRALGETIAVLMIVSPVFTIQPHILQSGAISVSSLIALKFGEANHFGLSALMAAGLALFLMTLVINFAASSIVARSRSGASS; encoded by the coding sequence GTGTCGAGCGCTGCCGTCGAGGAGTACGTACTCGCAGACCAGCCGCGAAAGCTCACGGTTGTCCGCGACCTCCCGGACCGGATCTTCAAGATCGTCGCCACTGGCGGCGGTGTCACTGTGCTCGGGATCATGCTCCTCGTCGGGTTGTTCCTGACGCTGCGCGCCACCGATGCGATCGGCAACGCAGGGTTGTCGTTCCTCACCACCCAGGCCTGGGACACCGACAACCACCACTTCGGAGTCGCGGCCGTCCTCGTCGGCACGATCCTGATCGCCCTGGTCGCGATTTGCGTCGCCGTCCCGCTGTCGACAGCGACCGCCCTCTTCCTCACCGAGTACGCGACGCCCAGGTTGCGCAGCTTCCTGGTCGCGGTGATCGACCTGATGGCGGCGATCCCTTCGGTCGTCTACGGCCTCTGGGGCTTCTTCCTGCTGCAGAGCCGGGTGGCCCCGGTCTCGATGTGGATCTCCCGCCATTTCGGCTGGATCCCGATCTTCAAGGTCGACGGGCAGGATCCCAACAACCCGATCCCGTCCAGCGCCGCGTTCACGTCCTCCACGCTCATCGCTGGCCTCGTCGTCGGCATGATGGTGACCCCTGTCGTGAGCTCGATCATGCGTGAGGTCTTCTCGCAGGTCCCGCTGGGCGAGCGTGAGGGCGCACTCGGGCTCGGCGCCACTCGCTGGGGTGTGATCCGCTCGGTCGTCCTGCCGTTCGGCAAGGGAGGCATGATCGGCGGCACCATGCTCGGCCTCGGCCGCGCTCTCGGCGAGACGATCGCCGTCCTCATGATCGTGTCGCCTGTCTTCACGATCCAGCCGCACATCCTGCAGTCCGGCGCGATCTCGGTCTCGTCGCTGATCGCGCTCAAGTTCGGTGAAGCCAATCACTTCGGCCTCTCCGCCCTGATGGCAGCCGGCCTGGCGCTCTTCCTGATGACCTTGGTCATCAACTTCGCCGCATCGTCCATCGTCGCCCGGTCGCGGTCTGGAGCCAGTTCATGA
- a CDS encoding ribose-phosphate diphosphokinase codes for MSKHAQDISKQTTEKHLMVFTGRAHPALAEEVAALLGTPLVPTDARDFANGETYIRFEESVRGSDAFVIQSHTVPINDWIMEHLIMVDALKRASAKRITVVMPFWGYSRQDKKHRGREPISARLIADLFKTAGADRIMSIDLHADQLQGYFDGPVDHLMALPVLTDYIKNKYGDQELAVVSPDAGRIKVAERWAARLGNVPLAFIHKTRSIDVANEVVANRVIGEVKGKICVLTDDMIDTGGTIVKAAEALMNDGAAGVIICATHAILSDPAVDRLKNSPAVEVIVTNTLPIGDEKQFDKLTTLSIAPMLARAIREVFEDGSVTSMFDGHA; via the coding sequence GTGAGCAAGCACGCTCAGGACATCAGCAAGCAGACCACCGAGAAGCACCTGATGGTCTTCACCGGCCGCGCCCATCCGGCGCTGGCCGAGGAGGTCGCCGCCCTCCTGGGTACGCCGCTGGTCCCGACCGATGCGCGTGACTTCGCCAACGGTGAGACGTACATCCGTTTCGAGGAGTCCGTACGCGGCTCCGACGCCTTCGTCATCCAGAGCCACACGGTCCCGATCAACGACTGGATCATGGAGCACCTGATCATGGTCGACGCGCTCAAGCGGGCCTCCGCCAAGCGGATCACCGTCGTCATGCCGTTCTGGGGTTACAGCCGTCAGGACAAGAAGCACCGCGGTCGTGAGCCGATCTCGGCCCGTCTCATCGCCGACTTGTTCAAGACCGCGGGCGCGGACCGGATCATGTCGATCGATCTGCACGCCGACCAGCTCCAGGGCTACTTCGACGGACCGGTCGACCACCTGATGGCCCTGCCGGTGCTCACCGACTACATCAAGAACAAGTACGGCGACCAGGAACTTGCGGTCGTGTCGCCGGACGCCGGCCGGATCAAGGTCGCCGAGCGCTGGGCTGCCCGGCTGGGCAACGTCCCGCTGGCGTTCATCCACAAGACCCGCAGCATCGACGTCGCCAACGAGGTCGTCGCCAACCGCGTGATCGGTGAGGTCAAGGGCAAGATCTGTGTCCTCACCGACGACATGATCGACACCGGTGGCACCATCGTGAAGGCCGCCGAGGCCCTGATGAACGACGGTGCCGCGGGCGTGATCATCTGCGCGACCCACGCCATCCTGTCCGACCCGGCAGTGGACCGGCTCAAGAACAGCCCGGCCGTCGAGGTGATCGTCACCAACACCCTGCCGATCGGTGACGAGAAGCAGTTCGACAAGCTCACCACGCTGTCGATCGCGCCGATGCTGGCGCGGGCGATCCGCGAGGTTTTCGAGGACGGTTCCGTGACCTCGATGTTCGACGGTCACGCCTGA
- the pstB gene encoding phosphate ABC transporter ATP-binding protein PstB, translating to MNDETLVIAESAADLERQATAAPAALATLEARDVSCWFGDRKVLDRVSLTMPAGKITALIGPSGCGKSTFLRTLNRMHELVPIASLAGEVLLDGQDIYDASVRITQARRDIGMVFQKPNPFPAMSIEDNVLAGLKLTGKKATKDEKEELVEHCLKLGGLWNEVKDRLDAPGGGLSGGQQQRLCIARSMAIKPRVLLMDEPCSALDPTSTRVIEETMKTLAEEVTIVIVTHNMQQAARVSDQTAFFLASHNTPGVIVEYGDTQAMFENPQDPRTADYVHGRFG from the coding sequence ATGAACGACGAGACGCTGGTGATCGCCGAGAGCGCCGCCGACCTGGAGAGGCAGGCCACTGCCGCCCCGGCCGCTCTGGCGACACTCGAGGCCCGCGATGTCTCCTGCTGGTTCGGCGACCGCAAGGTCCTCGACCGGGTGTCGCTGACGATGCCGGCCGGCAAGATCACCGCCCTGATCGGCCCATCGGGGTGCGGCAAGTCGACCTTCCTGCGGACCCTCAACCGGATGCACGAACTCGTCCCGATCGCCTCGCTCGCCGGGGAGGTGCTGCTGGACGGCCAGGACATCTACGACGCATCCGTACGCATCACCCAGGCTCGCCGGGACATCGGCATGGTCTTCCAGAAGCCGAACCCGTTCCCGGCGATGTCGATCGAGGACAACGTGCTCGCGGGGCTCAAGCTCACCGGCAAGAAGGCCACCAAGGACGAGAAGGAAGAGCTCGTCGAGCACTGCCTCAAGCTCGGAGGCCTCTGGAACGAGGTCAAGGACCGTCTGGACGCGCCCGGCGGCGGCCTCTCCGGTGGTCAGCAGCAGCGCCTGTGCATCGCGCGCTCCATGGCGATCAAGCCGCGCGTACTCCTCATGGACGAGCCCTGCTCGGCGCTCGACCCGACCTCCACCCGTGTCATCGAGGAGACGATGAAGACGCTGGCCGAGGAGGTCACCATCGTCATCGTGACCCACAACATGCAGCAGGCCGCGCGTGTGTCCGACCAGACCGCGTTCTTCCTGGCCTCGCACAACACCCCCGGTGTGATCGTCGAGTACGGCGACACCCAGGCGATGTTCGAGAACCCGCAGGATCCGCGGACCGCTGACTATGTCCACGGCCGCTTCGGCTGA
- the pstA gene encoding phosphate ABC transporter permease PstA: MTIVAEKAGKPTTHIPQHAEQPATESRVVTAGVRIGDALSLSGAALASFTLTAFLSSQIAPIRGFLAFFLIAYVLFVGIYALIVSFDETPSVVLDRVVAVLVQSGALLLVFTLGTVLIYTVIRGGHAFMHWNLFTQDMSTTGPLDALSKGGVWNAIYGTFIQISIALAITIPLGITTALFLSEFPSPFTKFVRTIVEAMTALPSVVAGLFILASFILALGFQKSGLAAGLAISVMMLPIMIRASDVVFRLVPNTLKEASLGLGASHFRTVWTVVLPTSRSGLMTAIILATARGVGETSPVLLTAGFTSTINYDPTSGPMPSLPLNIFEFTRNSPTQVMIQRGFGTALVLMSLVLILFIAARWFGAQTVAKKAERKRKRALLVRRVRNLLSTVGQRSSAPTEPVSETVPGSSHV, translated from the coding sequence ATGACGATCGTGGCGGAGAAGGCCGGCAAGCCAACGACTCACATCCCGCAGCACGCGGAGCAGCCGGCGACCGAGAGTCGTGTGGTCACCGCAGGCGTACGCATCGGCGACGCACTCTCGCTGAGTGGAGCAGCACTCGCCTCGTTCACCCTGACGGCGTTCCTGTCGAGTCAGATCGCGCCGATCCGCGGCTTCCTGGCGTTCTTCTTGATCGCGTACGTGCTGTTCGTCGGCATCTATGCGCTCATCGTGTCCTTCGACGAGACGCCCTCGGTCGTCCTGGACCGCGTGGTGGCTGTCCTCGTCCAGTCCGGAGCACTCCTCCTCGTGTTCACCCTCGGGACCGTACTGATCTACACGGTCATCCGGGGCGGGCATGCCTTCATGCACTGGAACCTGTTCACGCAGGACATGTCGACGACCGGCCCACTGGATGCGCTGTCGAAGGGCGGTGTCTGGAACGCGATCTACGGCACGTTCATCCAGATCTCGATCGCGCTCGCGATCACGATTCCGCTCGGGATCACCACGGCGCTGTTCCTGTCGGAGTTCCCCAGCCCGTTCACGAAGTTCGTACGCACCATCGTCGAGGCGATGACCGCGCTGCCGTCCGTGGTCGCCGGTCTCTTCATCCTGGCGTCGTTCATCCTCGCGCTCGGTTTCCAGAAATCAGGGCTTGCGGCCGGCCTGGCGATCTCCGTGATGATGCTGCCGATCATGATCCGTGCCTCGGACGTGGTCTTCCGGTTGGTGCCGAACACTCTCAAGGAGGCCAGTCTCGGCCTCGGGGCGAGCCACTTCCGTACCGTCTGGACTGTCGTTCTGCCGACCTCGCGATCCGGCCTGATGACCGCGATCATCCTGGCGACGGCACGTGGTGTCGGCGAGACGTCGCCGGTCCTGCTGACCGCTGGCTTCACCTCGACGATCAACTACGACCCGACCAGCGGACCGATGCCATCGCTGCCGCTGAACATCTTCGAGTTCACCAGGAACAGCCCGACGCAGGTCATGATCCAGCGTGGCTTCGGCACCGCCCTCGTCCTGATGTCGCTGGTCCTGATCCTCTTCATCGCGGCGCGCTGGTTCGGCGCGCAGACCGTGGCCAAGAAGGCCGAGCGCAAGCGCAAGCGCGCCCTGCTGGTCCGTCGTGTCCGCAACCTCCTGTCCACGGTTGGCCAGCGCTCCAGCGCGCCGACCGAGCCCGTATCCGAGACCGTTCCTGGGAGCTCCCATGTCTGA
- a CDS encoding lytic transglycosylase domain-containing protein, which yields MSTAASAEPGSLRRLWLLSAALFVPSLGAGLAFALSVGSGSHASVYAASLPDGSSVVPTAEAPRLVLAANSEPTVDQISSAWVNRTANRTGIPATAVRAYAAAQLASPAACHLGWTTLAGIGWIESGHGTHGGSVLQANGETTGAITGPALTGGLGRAMGPMQFISDTWNRWAADGDGDGTVDINNINDAAYTAARYLCAGGRDLSKASAWAAAIYSYNHAQWYVDEVYKAANTYASRAG from the coding sequence ATGTCCACGGCCGCTTCGGCTGAGCCCGGGTCGCTGCGCCGCCTCTGGTTGTTGTCGGCTGCGCTGTTCGTCCCAAGTCTCGGCGCCGGTCTCGCGTTCGCGCTCTCGGTCGGCTCCGGGTCGCACGCCAGTGTGTACGCGGCCTCGCTGCCGGACGGGTCGTCCGTCGTCCCCACGGCTGAGGCGCCGCGGCTCGTGCTGGCGGCGAACTCCGAACCGACCGTCGACCAGATCAGCTCAGCCTGGGTGAACCGCACCGCGAACCGGACCGGGATCCCCGCGACGGCCGTGCGGGCGTACGCCGCCGCCCAACTGGCGTCCCCGGCCGCGTGTCATCTCGGCTGGACCACGCTGGCCGGCATCGGCTGGATCGAGTCGGGTCACGGCACCCACGGAGGCAGTGTGCTGCAGGCGAACGGGGAGACGACCGGTGCCATCACTGGACCGGCGCTCACCGGCGGCCTCGGCCGGGCGATGGGACCGATGCAGTTCATCTCCGACACCTGGAACCGCTGGGCCGCTGACGGCGACGGCGACGGAACCGTCGACATCAACAACATCAACGACGCGGCGTACACGGCCGCGCGGTACCTGTGTGCCGGCGGGCGCGACCTCTCGAAGGCGTCGGCCTGGGCTGCGGCGATCTACTCCTACAACCACGCGCAGTGGTACGTGGACGAGGTGTACAAAGCCGCCAACACGTATGCCTCCCGCGCGGGCTGA
- the pth gene encoding aminoacyl-tRNA hydrolase, producing MTDGSWLIVGLGNPGPTYAGHRHNIGYLVLDELARRMGGSLSKDKSGRADSLEGRLRIGGPRVILGRPRSYMNDTGGPTKALAAFHKISPDHLIVIHDELDIDFDTLRLKLGGGDNGHNGLKSIRSALGGGDFYRVRVGIGRPPGRQDVADFVLSNYSPAERKVVPFQVDTAADAVETLVDEGLEKAQQRFNS from the coding sequence ATGACTGACGGCTCCTGGTTGATCGTCGGCCTCGGCAACCCCGGACCGACGTACGCGGGGCACCGCCACAACATCGGGTATCTCGTGCTCGATGAGCTCGCGCGCCGGATGGGCGGCAGCCTGTCCAAGGACAAGTCGGGTCGGGCGGACTCGCTCGAGGGTCGCCTGCGGATCGGCGGTCCGCGCGTGATCCTCGGCCGGCCCCGGTCGTACATGAACGACACCGGCGGCCCGACGAAGGCGCTGGCCGCCTTCCACAAGATCAGCCCCGACCACCTCATCGTCATTCACGACGAGCTCGACATCGATTTCGACACCCTCCGGCTGAAGCTCGGGGGAGGGGACAACGGCCACAACGGTCTGAAGTCGATCCGCTCCGCGTTGGGGGGTGGCGACTTCTACCGCGTACGCGTCGGCATCGGCCGGCCGCCCGGGCGCCAGGACGTGGCGGACTTCGTCCTCTCGAACTACTCACCGGCCGAGCGCAAGGTCGTGCCGTTCCAGGTCGACACCGCGGCGGACGCCGTCGAGACCCTGGTCGACGAGGGCCTCGAGAAGGCCCAGCAGCGTTTCAACAGCTGA
- the glmU gene encoding bifunctional UDP-N-acetylglucosamine diphosphorylase/glucosamine-1-phosphate N-acetyltransferase GlmU, with protein MSLTVIVLAAGHGKRMRSKLPKPLHTLGGRSMLGHVLTAVDALEPTEVVVVVGHGREAVTQHLAEIAPDVVIAIQEEQLGTGHAAAIGLAAAQTEGGDVLVLTADTPLLEAETLVALVTEHKALGGAMTVLTAGVDAPTGYGRIVRDSSGNVARIVEEKDASDAERAIAEINSGILLFSAEFLTAALPRLSQTNASGEYYLTDTVDLARQDGRTVGAHLMIDARQAEGANDRAQLAALGAELNARIVRRHQLAGVTVTDPTSTWIDADVEIAEDVTILSGCHLQGATVIAEDALIGPFTTLLDCEVGQGAEVVRTHATLAVIGEFATVGPFSYLRPGTTLGTSAKIGAFVEAKNAQLGNGAKVPHLSYVGDAEIGDGTNIGAGTIFANYDGVNKHRTTVGAHVRSGSNVTFVAPVTVGDGASTGAGTVVREDVPAGGLALSAGPQRVIEGWAQAKRPGTQQAEAAEAAASTDGDE; from the coding sequence GTGAGCCTGACTGTCATCGTCCTCGCCGCCGGCCACGGCAAGCGCATGCGTTCCAAGCTGCCGAAGCCGCTGCACACCCTTGGCGGCCGGAGCATGCTCGGGCATGTCCTGACCGCGGTCGACGCGCTCGAGCCGACCGAGGTCGTGGTGGTCGTCGGTCACGGCCGCGAGGCCGTCACCCAGCACCTGGCCGAGATCGCTCCCGACGTCGTCATCGCCATCCAGGAGGAGCAGCTCGGCACCGGGCACGCGGCCGCGATCGGCTTGGCTGCTGCTCAGACCGAGGGAGGGGACGTCCTGGTCCTGACGGCTGACACCCCTCTCCTCGAAGCCGAGACGCTGGTGGCGCTCGTCACCGAGCACAAAGCTCTCGGGGGTGCGATGACGGTTCTGACCGCCGGCGTCGATGCTCCGACCGGCTACGGCCGGATCGTGCGCGACAGCAGCGGCAACGTCGCCCGGATCGTCGAGGAGAAGGACGCCAGCGACGCCGAGCGGGCGATCGCCGAGATCAACTCCGGCATCCTCCTGTTCTCGGCAGAGTTCCTCACCGCCGCGCTCCCGCGCCTCAGCCAGACGAACGCTTCGGGGGAGTACTACCTGACCGACACCGTGGACCTGGCGCGTCAGGACGGGCGGACGGTCGGTGCCCACCTGATGATCGACGCCCGCCAGGCCGAGGGTGCCAACGATCGTGCCCAGTTGGCCGCGCTCGGTGCTGAACTCAACGCCCGGATCGTTCGTCGCCACCAGCTCGCCGGGGTCACCGTCACCGACCCGACGAGCACCTGGATCGATGCCGACGTCGAGATCGCCGAGGACGTGACCATCCTGTCCGGCTGCCACCTGCAAGGGGCCACCGTGATCGCCGAGGACGCCCTGATCGGCCCGTTCACGACGCTGCTCGACTGCGAGGTCGGCCAGGGAGCCGAGGTCGTACGCACCCATGCAACCCTCGCGGTGATCGGTGAGTTCGCGACCGTCGGGCCGTTTTCGTACCTGCGTCCAGGGACGACTCTCGGCACCTCGGCCAAGATCGGGGCGTTCGTCGAGGCCAAGAACGCCCAACTTGGCAACGGCGCCAAGGTGCCGCACCTCTCGTACGTCGGTGACGCCGAGATCGGGGACGGCACGAACATCGGCGCCGGCACGATCTTCGCCAACTACGACGGTGTCAACAAGCACCGCACAACCGTCGGTGCGCACGTACGCAGTGGCTCCAACGTGACCTTCGTCGCCCCGGTCACGGTCGGTGACGGGGCCTCCACGGGCGCCGGCACGGTGGTTCGGGAGGACGTTCCTGCCGGTGGATTGGCGCTCTCCGCCGGTCCCCAGCGGGTGATCGAGGGATGGGCCCAGGCCAAGCGCCCGGGTACGCAGCAGGCGGAGGCGGCCGAAGCGGCCGCCTCGACCGACGGCGACGAGTGA